The genomic DNA TAACTGAGCTACAGCAATTTTCAACCGTTCATTTTCACTAAAAATGCTTCGCATATTCCCGATATCTTCAAAGAAGCCCGCTATTGCTGAAGCGGGCTTGTAGAAGATACCTTGCACAAAGCCAATTGAATCTCTGGCGAACTTTTCCGGCCAGGTTAAGGAATTTCTCTGTCCAAGTGTAATCCCCATAAGGGCAATAAACAGAACGATTCCAATCAATAGAATAAATAGTCTTTTATTGCCAAACAGCTTAAACAGTTCCTACACCCCCGATTCAACGTTTGGAACGGACGGCGGAACTGCTGCGCGATTTGAACAAATGAATATTTTCCAGCGCTCTGCCTGTACCGATTGCCACGCAATCCAGAGGATTTTCCGCTACGATAACCGGCATACCAGTTTCAGCCGCCAACAACTTGTCCAAGTTACGCAAAAGTGCTCCGCCACCAGTCAATACGATACCTCGGTCCATAATGTCCGCCGCCAGCTCGGGAGGGCATTTTTCCAGTGTCACTTTGACTGCTTCCACAATTGCATTCACTGTATCGGACAACGCTTCACTGATTTCATCCGACGTAATCGTAATCGTCTTCGGCAAACCTGTTACCAGATCACGTCCACGAATTTCTGACGTCTCCACTTGTTCCAGCGGCATTGCGGAACCGACTTCCATTTTCAACTGTTCTGAAGTCCGCTCACCAATCATCAGATTGTATTGACGCTTCACGTATTGAATGATGGAGTCGTCCATTTCATCACCAGCCACACGCACGGAACGGCTCGTCACAATCCCGCCCAGAGAAATAACCGCTACCTCGGTTGTACCTCCGCCGATATCGACAACCATACTACCCGTTGGCTCCCATACGGGAAGATCAGCGCCGATTGCAGCCGCAAACGGCTCCTCAATCGTGTACGCTTCTCGCGCGCCCGCTTGCTTCGTCGCATCTTCAACAGCACGTTGCTCCACCGCAGTAATACCTGAAGGTACACAAACCATCACGTTCGGATGACGTGGAAACAAAGAACGTTGGGCTTGCGCCTGACGAATAAAATATTTAATCATCGTTGCAGTCGTGTCAAAATCCGCAATAACGCCATCCTTCATCGGACGGATCGCACGGATATTCCCCGGTGTACGACCAATCATTTTTTTTGCAGATTCACCAACTGCTTCAATGGTTTTTGTGTCTGTACGTATTGCGACAACAGAAGGTTCACGAACCACAATCCCTTTTCCTCTTACGTATACCAGCGTGTTTGCCGTCCCCAAGTCAATTCCTAAATCTTTTGTAAAGCCACCCAGCATGATGTTAATCTCCTTTTCTCTTCCCTGAAATCTGTTATCCATGTATAAACGGTTTATTCAGGCCGGCCTAGCCGGTCGGATTTAAATGTTTGATTTAAATAGTATATTATATCAGACCTTGTTCCTTCAAACTTACGAAGGTTCCGTCCCCGATCACGATATGATCGAGCACGTCGATGCCCACGATGTTGCCCGCTTCCATCAGGCGACGGGTCAACTGGACATCCTCCGGGCTTGGCTTCGGATCACCGCTCGGATGGTTATGAGCGCAAATAATCGAAGCACTGCTGCATTTGATCGCTGCCCGAAATACTTCACGAGGATGTACGATGGCGGCATTCAGGCTGCCCATGGATAGCGTTTCCTGGGCAATGACATGATTTTTAGTATTCAGGAACAGGCATACAAAATGCTCCTTCTGCAAATAACGAAGCTGCTCAAACAACAAATCTGCCACGTCCCGTGGGCAACTGATCACCGGGGTCTCCAAATGGCGTGACAATGCCAACCGTCGCCCCAGCTCGATACTCGCTTTGAGCTGTACCGCCTTGGCATTGCCAATGCCTTTAATCTGGGTCAATTCGGTCATACTCATATCCACCAGTTGGCGCAAATTCCCCGCCTGCTGCAAAATACGCTGGGCTAAATGCACCGATGACTCATTTTGTGTTCCCGTACGCAGCAATATTGCCAGCAACTCCGCGTTGCTTAAAGCTTCCGCCCCATATGTCATCATGCGCTCTCTTGGTCGTTCTTCATGAGGAAGGTCGCGAAGCATCAGTGTTGGCGACTCTAACATATGTTTATCCCCTTTAAGGTTGCAACACGCTCACTCCGAATTCGGACAACATGTCCGACAGCAGGGATAGCGGCAATCCTACGACGTTAAAATAACAACCCTGAATAGATTCCACCAGCATAGCACCCAAACCCTGAATGCCGTACGCTCCCGCTTTGTCAGACGGTTCGCCTGTATTCACATATGCCACAATTTGCTCATGGCTCAAAGACTTCATCGTTACCTCCGTTTGGCGGTGTCTGACAAGCGTTTTGCCGGTTAAGGTATGTATGCAGGCCACCCCAGTGAATACAAGGTGGGTTCTTCCCTGCAATGCTGTCAGCATGCGAACCGCATCCGCATGGTCGGCAGGCTTACCCAGTACCAAACCATCCAGCACGACTATGGTATCACTGCCAATTACTAATCCATCTTCTTCGGATTGGCTGGCAATGTTCACGACCACTTCAGCTTTGCGTACCGCAAGGGTCTCCACAATTTGCTGAGGCGTCCAGCTCTCAGGCGTGCTTTCATCCGCATGACTCGGCATCACGTCAAAGGGCAGTCTAAGAAATGAAAGCAACTCCTTCCTTCTCGGTGAAGTCGATGCCAGAATAATGCGGGGCGTAATTTTCCCGTCCATAAGGGAAGCTCCTTTTCATCAGTTAGAGCCTGCGGTACAGCCAAAACGCGGCGATGATGCCGATCAGACTAAGCAGGCTCAATTCAAAATTTATCGTTATGTTGTAGCTGATAATATCCAGATCCGCTCTCGGCGACCAGGATATCGTAGTGGGGTGGGTCAGAAAGGAAAGGAATTTGAACGATTGAAGGGCTTTGGCAATCCATGCACCCAAAAGCCAACCGAGCAACAAAAACAGCATAAGCATCCCTACATTTTTTTCATCCTGATCTTCCCTCGCCATTTTTTGACACCTTCATTATTATACGGTGATTTCAACTGCAATACAAACAGAAATCCGGCATGGGGAACTATTTCCAGTTCCTTGCCGGAAAACATTGAAAATCTATTGTTTTATGAATTGTATAAATTCCTT from Paenibacillus sp. FSL R10-2782 includes the following:
- a CDS encoding rod shape-determining protein produces the protein MLGGFTKDLGIDLGTANTLVYVRGKGIVVREPSVVAIRTDTKTIEAVGESAKKMIGRTPGNIRAIRPMKDGVIADFDTTATMIKYFIRQAQAQRSLFPRHPNVMVCVPSGITAVEQRAVEDATKQAGAREAYTIEEPFAAAIGADLPVWEPTGSMVVDIGGGTTEVAVISLGGIVTSRSVRVAGDEMDDSIIQYVKRQYNLMIGERTSEQLKMEVGSAMPLEQVETSEIRGRDLVTGLPKTITITSDEISEALSDTVNAIVEAVKVTLEKCPPELAADIMDRGIVLTGGGALLRNLDKLLAAETGMPVIVAENPLDCVAIGTGRALENIHLFKSRSSSAVRSKR
- the radC gene encoding DNA repair protein RadC, encoding MLESPTLMLRDLPHEERPRERMMTYGAEALSNAELLAILLRTGTQNESSVHLAQRILQQAGNLRQLVDMSMTELTQIKGIGNAKAVQLKASIELGRRLALSRHLETPVISCPRDVADLLFEQLRYLQKEHFVCLFLNTKNHVIAQETLSMGSLNAAIVHPREVFRAAIKCSSASIICAHNHPSGDPKPSPEDVQLTRRLMEAGNIVGIDVLDHIVIGDGTFVSLKEQGLI
- a CDS encoding Maf family protein — protein: MDGKITPRIILASTSPRRKELLSFLRLPFDVMPSHADESTPESWTPQQIVETLAVRKAEVVVNIASQSEEDGLVIGSDTIVVLDGLVLGKPADHADAVRMLTALQGRTHLVFTGVACIHTLTGKTLVRHRQTEVTMKSLSHEQIVAYVNTGEPSDKAGAYGIQGLGAMLVESIQGCYFNVVGLPLSLLSDMLSEFGVSVLQP
- a CDS encoding DUF4321 domain-containing protein, with protein sequence MAREDQDEKNVGMLMLFLLLGWLLGAWIAKALQSFKFLSFLTHPTTISWSPRADLDIISYNITINFELSLLSLIGIIAAFWLYRRL